The following proteins are co-located in the Terriglobales bacterium genome:
- a CDS encoding cytochrome c, whose translation MKRLARLASLLLPLVLLACKAGQPGSIEGGVIKEIKQNVTIGGKDWKNPVPKSDEAIKEGAGHFQHHCQICHGLDGHNTGVPFAEKMDPPVADLGSKDVQEYSDGQLKWIIENGIGPSGMPGWKGILDDDEMWKMVHYIRNLPAKGSLGVPDVFKEESEEHEHMMQGEQGGKKPHTHAPGTPPHKD comes from the coding sequence ATGAAGCGTCTCGCACGGTTGGCTTCCCTGCTCCTGCCGCTGGTGCTGCTGGCATGCAAGGCCGGCCAGCCCGGCTCCATCGAGGGCGGCGTGATCAAGGAGATCAAGCAGAACGTCACCATCGGCGGCAAGGACTGGAAGAACCCCGTCCCCAAGTCCGATGAGGCCATCAAGGAGGGCGCCGGACACTTCCAGCACCACTGCCAGATCTGCCACGGGCTCGACGGCCACAACACCGGCGTGCCGTTCGCGGAGAAGATGGACCCGCCGGTCGCCGACCTCGGCTCGAAGGACGTGCAGGAATACTCCGACGGGCAGTTGAAGTGGATCATCGAGAACGGCATCGGCCCCTCGGGCATGCCGGGGTGGAAGGGCATCCTCGACGACGACGAGATGTGGAAGATGGTCCACTACATCCGCAACCTGCCCGCAAAAGGCTCGCTCGGCGTCCCCGACGTGTTCAAGGAGGAGTCCGAGGAACACGAGCACATGATGCAGGGCGAGCAGGGGGGCAAGAAGCCGCACACCCACGCGCCCGGAACGCCACCCCATAAGGACTAG
- a CDS encoding lysophospholipid acyltransferase family protein: MRHRLEYAAVWLLVRPLGALPRPAGRLAGIVLARLVYALHRRLRRVGMRNLELAFPEKSRRERRRIVRGVFDGLGRQLAEFCRFPRYTRENVGEVAIYDGFEHYEAARARGQGVLFLTAHLGGWEIGSFAHSLYGNPIQIVVRPLDNPYLDALVDRYRTLHGNTTFGKQDFARGLLAAMKAGATVGILIDQNVTPPAGVFVDFFGHLACTTSGLARVAAHTGAAVVPGFTIWDSVLRKYRIHFEPAVELERTGNDEADAVANTAKFTKVIEEFARRYPDQWLWVHRRWKTQPEGAPSLY, encoded by the coding sequence ATGCGCCATCGCCTGGAATACGCCGCCGTATGGCTACTGGTGCGCCCCTTGGGGGCGCTGCCGCGGCCGGCTGGGCGCCTGGCGGGGATTGTACTCGCGCGGCTGGTATACGCGCTGCACCGGCGGCTGCGCCGCGTGGGCATGCGCAACCTCGAACTGGCGTTCCCGGAGAAGTCGCGCCGGGAGCGCCGGCGCATCGTGCGGGGCGTGTTCGACGGCCTCGGCCGGCAGCTCGCCGAGTTCTGCCGCTTCCCCAGGTACACCCGGGAGAACGTCGGCGAGGTCGCCATCTATGACGGCTTCGAGCACTACGAGGCCGCGCGCGCGCGCGGCCAGGGCGTGCTCTTCCTCACCGCGCACCTCGGCGGCTGGGAGATCGGCTCGTTCGCGCACTCGCTCTACGGCAACCCCATCCAGATCGTCGTCCGCCCGCTCGACAACCCGTACCTCGACGCGCTGGTCGACCGCTATCGCACGCTGCACGGCAACACGACCTTCGGCAAGCAGGATTTCGCGCGCGGCCTGCTCGCCGCGATGAAAGCCGGCGCGACGGTCGGCATCCTCATCGACCAGAACGTGACGCCGCCCGCCGGCGTGTTCGTGGATTTCTTCGGCCACCTGGCGTGCACGACCAGCGGGCTCGCGCGCGTGGCGGCGCATACCGGCGCGGCCGTCGTTCCGGGGTTCACCATCTGGGACTCCGTGCTGCGCAAGTACCGCATCCACTTCGAGCCCGCGGTCGAGCTCGAGCGCACCGGCAATGACGAAGCGGACGCGGTCGCGAACACCGCCAAGTTCACGAAGGTGATCGAGGAGTTCGCGCGCCGCTATCCCGACCAGTGGCTCTGGGTGCACCGCCGCTGGAAGACGCAGCCGGAAGGCGCGCCCTCGCTCTACTGA
- the lpxD gene encoding UDP-3-O-(3-hydroxymyristoyl)glucosamine N-acyltransferase: protein MSRTLAELAQHTGARVVGDGKVRIEGVSSLGSARAGDLVFVDDAALLPAALASRASALVAGEFAQNGQPAKPLLIHRQPRLAFARAAALLGQTEQPTGGVHSSADVHPSAKLGKFVRIDARAVVGADAVVGDGTQIAAFAVLEPGVRVGRECRIGPHVVIHTGTTLGDRCVVQAGSVLGSTGFGYVRDETTGRYEQFPQIGRLEIADDVEIGAHCTIDRGALDATVLARGVKLDNMVHIGHNVLVGENVVIAAQTGISGSSVIEQDAVVGGQVGIGDHAVVEQGAILGSGSGVLSRKIVRGKGVIFWGRPARPLSQYLRELAVLARLGKKEKE, encoded by the coding sequence ATGTCCCGCACCTTGGCAGAACTCGCGCAGCACACCGGCGCCCGCGTGGTGGGCGACGGCAAGGTTCGCATCGAGGGGGTGAGCAGCCTGGGATCGGCGCGGGCGGGCGACCTTGTCTTCGTGGACGACGCCGCGCTGCTGCCGGCAGCGCTCGCCTCGCGCGCCAGCGCGCTGGTCGCGGGCGAGTTCGCGCAGAACGGCCAGCCGGCCAAGCCGCTGCTCATCCACCGGCAGCCGCGCCTGGCGTTCGCGCGCGCTGCCGCGCTGCTGGGCCAGACGGAGCAGCCGACCGGCGGCGTCCATAGCAGCGCCGACGTCCATCCCAGCGCGAAGCTCGGCAAGTTCGTGCGCATCGACGCGCGCGCGGTGGTCGGCGCGGACGCGGTCGTCGGCGACGGAACACAGATCGCGGCCTTCGCCGTCCTCGAGCCAGGTGTGAGGGTCGGGCGCGAGTGCCGCATCGGGCCGCACGTCGTCATCCACACCGGCACGACGCTCGGCGACCGCTGCGTGGTGCAGGCGGGTTCGGTGCTCGGCTCGACCGGCTTCGGCTACGTCCGCGACGAGACTACCGGCCGCTACGAGCAGTTCCCGCAGATCGGCCGGCTCGAGATCGCCGACGACGTCGAGATCGGGGCGCACTGCACCATCGACCGCGGCGCGCTCGACGCCACCGTGCTCGCCCGCGGCGTCAAGCTCGACAACATGGTGCACATCGGCCACAACGTCCTGGTAGGCGAGAACGTCGTCATCGCGGCGCAGACCGGCATCTCCGGCAGCTCGGTCATCGAGCAGGACGCGGTCGTCGGAGGCCAGGTCGGCATCGGCGACCACGCCGTGGTCGAGCAGGGCGCCATCCTCGGTTCGGGCTCGGGCGTCCTGAGCAGGAAGATCGTGCGCGGCAAGGGCGTCATCTTCTGGGGACGCCCCGCGCGGCCGCTCTCGCAATACCTGCGCGAGCTCGCCGTCCTCGCGCGCCTGGGGAAGAAAGAGAAGGAGTGA
- a CDS encoding halocarboxylic acid dehydrogenase DehI family protein, which produces MPWKKGQRPKFVREQDATGQVADTYSEIRRQLGLPFVPLAYQIYATYPRFLELHWQAMRPVVETEAFFRLAERVRADGYTRAHSYLRVPDLCERVEDLRFSTGARHELTATVELLHYKDALLLLLLAAQLQAFDHPVGTEAPATPAGVPELGEAPVLVDEERAAGPVRRVFDDLKRTLDVPFVLPDYRALARWPDFLTAYWQVMKPVVQSPLYSECQWALRDTTWEMTRELPARIELSCEQLTDAGMSDDDVATCVKITELFVKHLSGMVLNIAAAKIGLEGGTVAAPALVRGEEMPSRAA; this is translated from the coding sequence ATGCCGTGGAAGAAGGGGCAACGTCCTAAGTTCGTCCGCGAGCAAGACGCCACCGGCCAGGTCGCCGACACCTACAGCGAGATCCGCCGGCAGCTGGGGCTGCCGTTCGTGCCGCTGGCCTACCAGATCTACGCCACCTATCCCAGGTTTCTCGAGCTGCACTGGCAGGCCATGCGCCCGGTCGTGGAGACCGAGGCGTTCTTCCGGCTGGCCGAGCGCGTCCGCGCCGACGGCTACACGCGCGCGCACAGCTACCTTCGCGTCCCCGACCTGTGCGAGCGCGTGGAAGACCTGCGCTTCTCGACCGGAGCGCGCCACGAGCTGACCGCCACCGTCGAACTGCTCCACTACAAGGACGCGCTGCTGCTCCTGCTGCTGGCGGCGCAGCTCCAGGCGTTCGACCATCCGGTCGGAACCGAGGCGCCCGCCACGCCCGCCGGCGTGCCCGAGCTCGGCGAGGCGCCGGTGCTCGTAGACGAAGAGCGCGCAGCCGGCCCGGTGCGCCGCGTCTTCGACGACCTGAAGCGCACCCTCGACGTCCCGTTCGTCCTTCCCGACTACCGCGCGCTGGCGCGCTGGCCGGACTTCCTGACCGCGTACTGGCAGGTGATGAAGCCGGTCGTCCAGTCGCCGCTCTACAGCGAGTGCCAGTGGGCGCTGCGCGACACGACCTGGGAGATGACACGCGAGTTGCCCGCCCGCATCGAGCTCTCCTGCGAGCAGCTCACCGACGCCGGCATGAGCGACGACGACGTGGCGACCTGCGTGAAGATCACCGAGCTGTTCGTGAAGCACCTGAGCGGCATGGTGCTGAACATCGCGGCGGCGAAGATCGGCCTGGAAGGCGGCACGGTGGCGGCGCCGGCGCTGGTCCGCGGCGAAGAGATGCCGAGCCGAGCCGCCTAG
- a CDS encoding dihydrofolate reductase family protein, with product MPEFEILFDQAEAAPGAGFGSYGRLGFPAPPAGRPWIFSNFVQSLDGIVSFEQKGAATSDLSQSQADRWLMDLLRAHADTVLLGVNTLVEEAHQHSSGRGFVYRIQDEELRAVRKSLGRGREKNIFVTGAASLDLSQYRVFDGEHVDAFILTTDVGAKRLAEKRTHPHVRVLVAGQGKNVDLAQAMALLRRELKIEYLLCEGGPTLHGYLQRAGLVDEMFLTTSPVLLGQKNPESETPRPNVFTGAPGFGKDDAAWWRWMSSRRSGDHMFNRYRRR from the coding sequence ATGCCGGAGTTCGAGATCCTCTTTGACCAGGCCGAAGCCGCCCCGGGAGCCGGTTTTGGCTCCTACGGCCGGCTCGGCTTCCCGGCCCCGCCTGCCGGGCGGCCGTGGATCTTCAGCAACTTCGTGCAGTCGCTCGACGGCATCGTCTCGTTCGAGCAGAAGGGGGCTGCGACCTCCGACCTCTCGCAGTCCCAGGCCGACCGCTGGCTCATGGACCTGCTGCGGGCGCACGCCGACACCGTCCTGCTCGGCGTGAACACCCTGGTCGAGGAGGCGCACCAGCATTCCAGCGGACGCGGCTTCGTCTATCGCATTCAGGACGAGGAGCTGCGCGCGGTGCGCAAGAGCCTGGGCCGCGGGCGCGAGAAGAACATCTTCGTCACCGGCGCCGCCTCGCTCGACCTCTCGCAGTACCGCGTCTTCGACGGCGAGCACGTGGACGCCTTCATCCTCACCACCGACGTCGGCGCCAAGCGGCTGGCCGAGAAGAGGACACACCCGCACGTGCGCGTGCTGGTGGCGGGGCAGGGGAAGAATGTCGACCTGGCGCAGGCGATGGCGCTGCTGCGTCGCGAGCTGAAGATCGAGTACCTGCTGTGCGAAGGCGGCCCCACGCTGCACGGGTATCTTCAGCGCGCCGGCCTGGTGGACGAGATGTTCCTCACCACCTCGCCTGTGCTGCTCGGCCAGAAGAATCCGGAGAGCGAGACGCCGCGGCCGAACGTCTTCACCGGCGCGCCCGGTTTCGGCAAGGACGATGCGGCGTGGTGGCGCTGGATGAGCTCGCGGCGCTCGGGCGACCACATGTTCAACCGCTATCGGCGGAGGTAG
- a CDS encoding APC family permease yields the protein MLTFISFWRAAAIVLNDMGSSAFYAGAIAEQAVGKAAPWFVLGVMFFALAVRAVYVESGSMFVRGGVYRVVKEALGGTLAKISVSALIFDYILTGPISGVSAGHYISGLINDVLHLAHTHGVPLTDFSLPDKGSAVFFAVLMTLYYWWQNIKGIEESSEKALRVMKIVTVMVVILLGWAAITLMRKGGQLPPAPIAENLHFSPDALGFLKDVDWAKTFGLFGVLVAFGHSILAMSGEETLAQVNREIEAPKLKNLKRAAVVIGIFTILFTGVGTVLAVMIVPDDVRIAVYKDNLISGMAMHMVGPQILRTLFQIFVVVCGFLMLSGAINTSMVGSNGVMNRISEDGVLTDWFRKPHPKFGTSYRIINLITGLQLLTILGSRGDMFLLGEAYAFGVIWSFTFNSLSMLVLRFKYKGERGWKVPLNPVVFGVEIPIGLSIVFFSLFTLAIVNLLTKSVATIAGVAFTTVFFIIFTISERVNMRKFQHVEREMKEHFQLLQEDTISRESVDVRPGNVLVTVRDYNTLDQLRWVLERTDTDEQDVVVMSARLTGLGTGQHDMAMEQIFSEYEQTLFTRAVAVAEGVGKHISLLVVPARDVWTAIVQTANSLQTEKVVAGLSSKMTAQEQAFHLGRAWEAMDPPKRQFTFVVVRPDGTTEEGHIGPHNPRLTEDDVHLVHRVWLNLTRLRGLEKLHHDEIVSEALSRLARDLSGHEHDEIIRSLKHRGRDTRHDPTETQKQRPFSTPPPSAPPEDTMRLQKRLDEQERESKDKKKEGGGGPPPPPVVGP from the coding sequence ATGCTCACCTTCATCTCCTTCTGGCGCGCCGCGGCCATCGTTCTCAACGACATGGGCTCGTCGGCGTTCTACGCCGGCGCCATCGCCGAGCAGGCGGTCGGCAAGGCCGCGCCCTGGTTCGTCCTCGGCGTCATGTTCTTCGCGCTGGCGGTGCGCGCCGTCTACGTCGAGAGCGGCTCAATGTTCGTGCGCGGCGGCGTGTACCGCGTGGTCAAGGAGGCGCTGGGCGGGACGCTCGCCAAGATCAGCGTCTCGGCGCTCATCTTCGATTACATCCTGACGGGACCGATCTCGGGCGTGTCGGCCGGCCACTACATCTCCGGCCTCATCAACGACGTTCTGCACCTGGCGCACACGCACGGCGTGCCGCTCACCGATTTCTCCCTGCCCGACAAGGGCTCGGCGGTGTTCTTCGCCGTCCTCATGACCCTGTATTACTGGTGGCAGAACATCAAGGGCATCGAGGAATCAAGCGAGAAGGCGCTGCGCGTGATGAAGATCGTCACCGTGATGGTGGTGATCCTGCTGGGCTGGGCGGCCATCACGCTGATGCGCAAGGGCGGCCAGTTGCCGCCGGCGCCCATCGCCGAGAACCTGCACTTCAGCCCCGACGCGCTCGGCTTCCTGAAAGACGTGGACTGGGCGAAGACCTTCGGGCTGTTCGGCGTCCTGGTCGCGTTCGGGCACTCCATCCTCGCGATGTCGGGCGAGGAGACGCTGGCGCAGGTGAACCGCGAGATCGAGGCGCCGAAGCTGAAGAACCTGAAGCGCGCCGCGGTCGTGATCGGCATCTTCACCATCCTGTTCACCGGCGTCGGCACGGTGCTGGCGGTGATGATCGTGCCCGACGACGTGCGCATCGCCGTCTACAAGGACAACCTGATCAGCGGCATGGCCATGCACATGGTCGGGCCGCAGATCCTGCGCACGCTCTTCCAGATCTTCGTCGTGGTGTGCGGCTTCCTGATGCTGTCGGGCGCGATCAACACCTCGATGGTCGGCTCCAATGGCGTGATGAACCGCATCTCGGAAGACGGCGTGCTGACCGACTGGTTCCGCAAGCCGCATCCCAAGTTCGGCACCAGCTACCGCATCATCAACCTCATCACGGGGCTGCAACTGCTCACCATCCTCGGCAGCCGCGGCGACATGTTCCTGCTGGGCGAGGCCTACGCCTTCGGCGTCATCTGGAGCTTCACCTTCAACAGCCTCTCCATGCTGGTGCTGCGCTTCAAGTACAAGGGCGAGCGCGGCTGGAAGGTCCCCCTGAACCCGGTGGTCTTCGGCGTCGAGATCCCCATCGGCCTCTCCATCGTCTTCTTCTCGCTGTTCACGCTGGCCATCGTGAACCTGCTGACGAAGTCGGTGGCCACCATCGCGGGCGTGGCCTTCACCACCGTGTTCTTCATCATCTTCACCATCTCCGAGCGGGTGAACATGCGGAAGTTCCAGCACGTGGAGCGCGAGATGAAGGAGCACTTCCAGCTCCTGCAGGAAGACACCATCTCGCGCGAGTCGGTGGACGTGCGTCCCGGCAACGTGTTGGTGACGGTCCGCGACTACAACACGCTCGACCAGTTGCGCTGGGTGCTGGAGCGCACCGACACCGACGAGCAGGACGTGGTCGTGATGTCGGCGCGCCTGACCGGCCTGGGCACCGGGCAGCACGACATGGCGATGGAGCAGATCTTCAGCGAGTACGAGCAGACGCTCTTCACCCGGGCGGTGGCCGTGGCGGAAGGGGTCGGCAAGCACATCTCGCTGCTGGTGGTGCCCGCGCGCGACGTGTGGACGGCGATCGTGCAGACCGCCAACTCGCTCCAGACCGAGAAGGTGGTCGCCGGGCTCTCCAGCAAGATGACGGCGCAGGAGCAGGCCTTCCACCTCGGGCGCGCGTGGGAGGCCATGGACCCGCCCAAGCGCCAGTTCACCTTCGTCGTCGTGCGGCCGGACGGCACGACCGAGGAAGGCCACATCGGCCCGCACAATCCGCGGCTCACCGAAGACGACGTCCACCTGGTGCACCGCGTCTGGTTGAATCTCACGCGGCTGCGCGGCCTGGAGAAGCTGCACCACGACGAGATCGTCTCGGAGGCGCTCAGCCGGCTGGCGCGCGACCTTTCCGGACATGAGCACGACGAGATCATCCGCAGCCTGAAGCACCGCGGGCGCGACACCCGCCACGACCCCACGGAGACGCAGAAGCAACGGCCCTTCTCGACCCCGCCGCCCTCCGCGCCGCCGGAAGACACCATGCGCCTGCAGAAGCGCCTGGATGAGCAGGAGCGCGAGAGCAAAGACAAGAAGAAGGAAGGCGGAGGCGGCCCTCCGCCACCGCCGGTCGTCGGACCCTGA
- the lnt gene encoding apolipoprotein N-acyltransferase → MLAALSGVLQVLAFPSPALDFLCWFALAPLMLAILGPLARGGPQLVDEKGSPLGVMTTGQGFWLGYCAGVIWYAGTCFWIYHVMHVYGGLNAPVSAGILVLFCLYLGLYHGLFGALLAKSAHGATGSKRAILVAPFLWVAVELARARITGFPWDLLGTAQVDNIPLARIARLTGVYGVSFGIMLVNAAFAATFLLPPHRRRTLLVASVLAVGVLQAGVLVAPPPAVATHNARLIQQNIALDTRWDVENFRATLAELRTLSVRPESSPRRASLVIWPESPAPFYLSDPIFREELTGLARDAHAHVIAGSLGTPAMDEPRGRLYNSAALITPDGEWTKRYDKIHLVPFGEYVPFKSLFAFAEKLTREVGDFTPGTERTVFDAGGQKVGVFICYESVFPDEIRQFAAHGAQVFVNISNDGWFGDYGAPWQHLNMARMRAIENERWVLRATNTGITASIDPNGRVVARLPRNARAALDAPYAPVEGTTFYTRHGDWFAWACVIISLLALFLRGNLRIGMIRSGAHGSNMR, encoded by the coding sequence TTGCTGGCGGCGCTCTCCGGCGTCCTCCAGGTGCTGGCCTTCCCCTCGCCCGCGCTCGATTTCCTGTGCTGGTTCGCCCTCGCGCCCCTGATGCTCGCCATCCTCGGGCCGCTCGCGCGCGGCGGGCCGCAACTAGTCGACGAGAAGGGCAGCCCGCTCGGCGTGATGACCACCGGCCAGGGCTTCTGGCTGGGTTATTGCGCCGGCGTGATCTGGTATGCGGGCACCTGCTTCTGGATCTACCACGTGATGCACGTGTACGGCGGGCTGAACGCGCCGGTCTCGGCCGGCATCCTCGTGCTGTTCTGCCTCTATCTCGGCCTCTATCACGGATTGTTTGGCGCGCTGCTGGCGAAGTCGGCGCATGGCGCCACGGGCAGCAAGCGCGCCATCCTGGTCGCGCCGTTCCTGTGGGTCGCGGTCGAGCTGGCGCGCGCGCGCATCACCGGCTTTCCGTGGGACCTGCTCGGCACCGCGCAGGTCGACAACATCCCGCTGGCGCGCATCGCGCGCTTGACCGGCGTCTACGGCGTGTCGTTCGGCATCATGCTGGTGAATGCGGCCTTTGCCGCGACGTTTCTCTTGCCGCCCCACCGGCGCCGGACCTTGCTGGTCGCGAGCGTGCTGGCGGTCGGGGTGCTGCAAGCCGGCGTGCTGGTCGCGCCGCCGCCGGCCGTCGCCACGCACAACGCGCGCCTCATCCAGCAGAACATCGCGCTCGACACGCGTTGGGATGTCGAGAACTTCCGCGCCACGCTGGCCGAGCTGCGCACGCTCAGCGTGCGCCCGGAGAGCTCGCCGCGGCGAGCGTCGCTCGTGATCTGGCCGGAGTCGCCGGCGCCGTTCTACCTGAGCGATCCGATCTTTCGCGAGGAGCTGACCGGGCTCGCGCGCGACGCGCATGCGCACGTCATCGCCGGCTCGCTCGGAACTCCGGCCATGGACGAGCCGCGCGGCAGACTCTACAACTCCGCCGCGTTGATCACGCCGGACGGCGAGTGGACCAAGCGCTACGACAAGATCCACCTCGTGCCGTTCGGCGAGTACGTCCCGTTCAAGTCGTTGTTCGCCTTTGCCGAAAAGCTTACGCGCGAGGTCGGCGACTTCACGCCCGGCACGGAGCGCACGGTCTTCGACGCCGGTGGCCAGAAGGTCGGCGTCTTCATCTGCTACGAGTCCGTCTTTCCCGACGAGATCCGGCAATTCGCCGCGCATGGCGCGCAGGTGTTCGTCAACATCTCGAACGACGGCTGGTTCGGCGACTACGGCGCGCCCTGGCAGCACCTGAACATGGCGCGCATGCGCGCCATCGAGAACGAGCGCTGGGTGCTGCGCGCCACCAACACCGGCATCACGGCGTCCATCGACCCGAACGGGCGCGTGGTCGCGCGCCTGCCGCGCAACGCGCGTGCCGCGCTCGACGCGCCCTACGCGCCGGTCGAGGGAACCACGTTCTACACGCGGCACGGCGACTGGTTCGCGTGGGCGTGTGTGATAATTTCACTGCTGGCGCTGTTCCTGCGCGGGAACCTGCGGATCGGGATGATCCGCTCCGGCGCGCACGGCAGCAATATGCGATAA
- the prfB gene encoding peptide chain release factor 2, producing the protein MFDAAKLRSQLAEIEKKTSDPNFWSNPEQSQLVMRERKRLESSLATEQELGRRADDIATFFELAREGEQVEPELRKEIDALRALVERLETETLLSGENDARNAIVTIHPGAGGTESQDWAEMLMRMYLRWAERQGFQTELNDYQAGEEAGIKSATFSVNGPYAYGLLTSEIGVHRLVRISPFDQAKRRHTSFASVFVSPEIDDTIEIVIKSDDLKIDTYRSSGAGGQHVNTTDSAVRITHIPTGTVVSCQNERSQHKNKERAMKMLRSKLYELELEKKRAASRKTEDSKLDIDFGSQIRSYVLQPYRMVKDNRTKTEIGDVDRVLDGDLQPLMRAFLLARRGERPAG; encoded by the coding sequence ATCTTTGACGCGGCCAAGCTCCGCTCCCAGCTCGCCGAGATAGAAAAGAAGACGTCCGACCCCAACTTCTGGTCGAACCCTGAGCAGTCGCAGCTCGTCATGCGCGAGCGCAAGCGGCTGGAAAGCTCGCTCGCGACCGAGCAGGAGCTGGGCCGGCGCGCCGACGACATCGCCACCTTCTTCGAGCTGGCGCGCGAAGGCGAGCAGGTGGAGCCCGAACTGCGCAAGGAGATCGACGCGCTGCGCGCGCTGGTCGAGCGCCTGGAGACCGAGACCCTGCTCTCCGGCGAGAACGACGCGCGCAACGCCATCGTCACCATCCACCCCGGCGCCGGCGGCACCGAGTCGCAGGACTGGGCCGAGATGCTCATGCGCATGTACCTGCGCTGGGCCGAGCGCCAGGGCTTCCAGACCGAGCTCAACGACTACCAGGCGGGCGAGGAGGCGGGCATCAAGTCGGCCACCTTCTCCGTGAACGGTCCGTACGCCTACGGCTTGCTGACCAGCGAGATCGGCGTGCATCGGCTCGTCCGCATCTCGCCCTTCGACCAGGCGAAGCGCCGCCACACCTCGTTCGCGAGCGTCTTCGTCTCGCCCGAGATCGATGACACCATCGAGATCGTCATCAAGTCCGACGACCTGAAGATCGACACTTACCGCTCGTCGGGCGCGGGCGGGCAGCACGTGAACACCACCGACTCCGCCGTCCGCATCACACACATCCCGACGGGCACCGTGGTCAGCTGCCAGAACGAGCGCTCGCAGCACAAGAACAAGGAGCGCGCCATGAAGATGCTTCGCTCCAAGCTCTACGAGCTGGAGCTGGAGAAGAAACGCGCGGCCTCGCGCAAGACCGAAGACTCCAAGCTCGACATCGATTTCGGGTCGCAGATCCGCAGCTACGTCCTGCAGCCCTACCGCATGGTCAAGGACAACCGCACCAAGACCGAGATCGGCGACGTCGATCGCGTGCTCGACGGCGACCTGCAACCGCTGATGCGCGCGTTCCTGCTGGCGCGGCGGGGCGAGCGACCCGCCGGCTAG